A window of Streptomyces sp. DG1A-41 contains these coding sequences:
- a CDS encoding SpoIIE family protein phosphatase, translated as MMRRSGPSPQANGEGQPHVDADVTALLEDSTEELYESAPCGYLSTLMDGTIVKINKTLLDWLRLSREEVVGRRHFSDLLTVGGQLYHETHYAPLLRMQGQVGGIALDMKVADGSRLPVLITSTVKRGAEDRPVLIRTTVFDATDRRSYETELLRARRTAEEARRQAEADREQLREALAVLQQSLLPASLPTVPGVESAAYYHTASSMELGGDFYDLFPLGDKRFAFFLGDVCGKGPRAAAVTSLVRYTLRTAALHHSDPEAVLSTLNAALLERYADGDPRYCTAVFGILESGGETVTVRLASGGHPPTLILRADGRAEYLPTPGGVLIGAFPRASFTTVRTALHPGDTLLLYTDGLTEARPGEKGDLYGYDALQSFATELAPAHPRSVIDAFVGLLTDFGDGLDDDTALLALGRPRPSDAA; from the coding sequence ATGATGCGCCGCTCCGGCCCCTCTCCTCAGGCCAACGGCGAGGGGCAACCCCACGTCGACGCGGATGTCACCGCGTTGCTGGAGGACAGTACGGAGGAACTCTACGAGTCCGCTCCCTGCGGTTACCTGTCCACCCTCATGGACGGCACCATAGTCAAGATCAACAAGACGCTGCTGGACTGGCTCCGCCTCTCACGGGAGGAGGTCGTCGGCCGCAGGCACTTCAGCGACCTGCTGACCGTAGGAGGGCAGCTCTACCACGAGACCCACTACGCACCGCTGCTGCGCATGCAGGGGCAGGTCGGCGGTATCGCGCTGGACATGAAGGTCGCGGACGGCTCCCGGCTTCCGGTACTGATCACCTCGACGGTGAAGAGGGGTGCGGAAGACCGCCCCGTGCTGATCCGCACGACCGTCTTCGATGCCACCGACCGGCGCTCCTACGAGACCGAGCTGCTACGCGCCCGCCGCACGGCCGAGGAGGCCCGCCGCCAGGCGGAGGCCGACCGCGAGCAACTGCGCGAGGCCCTGGCCGTACTGCAACAGAGTCTGCTCCCGGCCAGTCTGCCGACGGTACCCGGTGTGGAAAGCGCCGCCTACTACCACACGGCCTCCTCGATGGAGCTGGGTGGTGACTTCTACGACCTGTTCCCCCTTGGCGACAAGCGCTTCGCCTTCTTTCTCGGCGACGTCTGCGGAAAGGGCCCGCGAGCCGCGGCCGTGACTTCCCTGGTGCGCTACACCCTGCGCACAGCGGCTCTGCACCATTCCGATCCCGAGGCCGTCCTGTCCACCCTCAACGCCGCGCTGCTCGAGCGCTACGCCGACGGGGACCCGCGCTACTGCACCGCCGTCTTCGGCATCCTGGAATCAGGAGGGGAGACCGTCACCGTCCGCCTGGCCTCCGGTGGCCACCCGCCGACGCTGATCCTGCGGGCGGACGGCCGGGCCGAGTACCTGCCGACGCCTGGTGGAGTGCTGATCGGCGCCTTCCCCCGAGCGTCCTTCACCACCGTCCGCACCGCCCTCCATCCCGGCGACACCCTGCTGCTCTACACCGACGGCCTGACCGAGGCACGCCCGGGCGAGAAGGGCGACCTGTACGGCTACGACGCGCTGCAGTCGTTCGCCACCGAGCTCGCCCCGGCGCACCCACGCTCCGTGATCGATGCCTTCGTCGGCCTGCTCACCGACTTCGGCGACGGGCTCGACGACGACACCGCCCTCCTCGCCCTCGGCCGTCCGCGTCCCTCTGACGCCGCCTGA
- a CDS encoding ABC transporter ATP-binding protein yields the protein MSIAETETGTPAWRLLLGYVRPHRRSLLAGAALSLVTGATGLVLPLVARGLIDDLAHDRAITGALLAMSGLVVTNAAVGALGSYVLQRTAESVVLGARRALSSYLLRLRITAVDRSEPGDLMARITSDTTLLRAVTTDSLVGLGTGGLTLVATVVMMGLVDAVLLGVTLAVILGAGVILGVIVPHINKASRQAQDAVGVIGASLERILGALRTVKASGAEHREERTLHAAAQESWRQSVRAAKWSAAAGNTAGLAMQIAFITVLAVGGARVATGAIDVGTLVAFLLFVFYLMSPIQQVVGAVTQYQTGAAALTRIQEALRLPAEPEAAPAPLPSPGERPATLAFDDVRFRYADDLPYVHHGVTFSVPAQGMTAFVGPSGAGKTTVFSLIERFYEPDSGVITFDGRDLADWELPRLRAAIGYVEQDAPVLSGSLRDNLLLGHPEADDDALARVLKTTRLDGLVARLPNGLDTLVGHRGTKLSGGERQRVAIARALLRRPRLLLLDEATSQLDAVNEAALRDTVADVARTTTVLVVAHRLSTVTMADRIVVMDAGRVRAVGTHRELVTADPLYAELAATQFLAAEG from the coding sequence GTGAGCATCGCAGAGACCGAGACCGGTACACCCGCCTGGCGGCTGCTCCTCGGATACGTCCGGCCGCACCGCCGGTCCCTGCTCGCCGGTGCCGCGCTCTCGCTGGTCACCGGGGCGACCGGGCTGGTGCTGCCGCTGGTGGCGCGGGGTCTGATCGACGATTTGGCGCACGACCGGGCCATCACCGGCGCGCTGCTGGCGATGTCTGGCCTGGTCGTGACCAACGCGGCGGTCGGAGCGCTGGGTTCGTACGTGTTGCAGCGCACCGCCGAGTCGGTGGTGCTCGGCGCGCGGCGTGCCCTGTCGTCGTATCTGCTGAGGCTGCGGATCACGGCCGTGGACCGCAGCGAACCCGGGGACCTGATGGCCCGCATCACCTCGGACACCACCCTGCTGCGCGCGGTCACCACCGACTCGCTGGTCGGGCTGGGCACGGGCGGTCTCACGCTCGTCGCGACGGTGGTGATGATGGGTCTGGTGGACGCCGTGCTGCTGGGCGTCACGCTGGCCGTGATCCTGGGTGCGGGCGTGATCCTCGGCGTGATCGTGCCGCACATCAACAAGGCGAGCCGGCAGGCGCAGGACGCGGTGGGTGTCATCGGCGCCTCGCTGGAGCGGATCCTCGGCGCCCTGCGCACCGTGAAGGCGTCCGGTGCCGAGCACCGGGAGGAACGCACGCTGCACGCGGCGGCGCAGGAGTCGTGGCGACAGAGCGTGCGGGCCGCCAAGTGGTCGGCGGCCGCGGGCAACACGGCGGGGCTCGCCATGCAGATCGCCTTCATCACGGTGCTCGCGGTGGGCGGCGCGCGCGTGGCGACCGGCGCGATCGACGTGGGCACGCTGGTCGCGTTCCTGCTGTTCGTCTTCTACCTGATGTCGCCGATACAGCAGGTCGTCGGCGCCGTCACGCAGTACCAGACGGGCGCCGCGGCCCTCACCCGCATCCAGGAGGCGCTGCGGCTGCCCGCCGAGCCGGAGGCCGCCCCCGCCCCGCTCCCCTCCCCCGGCGAGCGGCCCGCCACCCTCGCCTTCGACGACGTCCGCTTCCGCTACGCCGACGACCTGCCGTACGTCCACCACGGCGTGACGTTCTCCGTGCCGGCGCAGGGCATGACGGCGTTCGTGGGCCCGTCCGGCGCCGGCAAGACCACCGTCTTCTCGCTGATCGAGCGGTTCTACGAGCCGGACTCCGGGGTGATCACGTTCGACGGGCGCGACCTCGCCGACTGGGAGCTGCCCCGACTGCGTGCCGCGATCGGCTACGTGGAGCAGGACGCGCCGGTCCTTTCGGGCTCCCTGCGGGACAACCTGCTGCTGGGCCATCCGGAGGCGGACGACGACGCCCTCGCACGGGTGCTGAAGACGACCCGTCTCGACGGCCTGGTCGCCCGGCTGCCGAACGGTCTCGACACGCTCGTCGGGCATCGTGGCACCAAGCTGTCGGGCGGTGAGCGGCAGCGTGTCGCCATCGCCCGCGCGCTGCTGCGCCGCCCCCGGCTGCTGCTGCTCGACGAGGCGACCTCGCAGCTGGACGCGGTCAACGAGGCGGCGCTGCGCGACACCGTCGCGGACGTGGCCCGTACGACGACGGTCCTGGTGGTGGCGCACCGGCTGTCCACGGTGACGATGGCCGACCGGATCGTGGTGATGGACGCGGGCCGGGTCCGGGCGGTCGGCACGCACCGCGAGCTCGTGACCGCCGATCCGCTCTACGCGGAGCTGGCTGCGACGCAGTTCCTGGCCGCGGAAGGCTGA
- a CDS encoding TPM domain-containing protein, whose protein sequence is MRTFVRILLTVLLMAGGLTLAAANAALADAPVDLSREGQITDRVGALGNREPEVARALARLADEHELQLFVVYVSDFSGRSAQEWASGTAARNGLGPSDALLAVATGDRQYSYFVDARSPLTRQDLTEVDATAVAPALRQNDWAGAAIGAARGYGAVLSGEPVPTVAVTPGEADPGQGEQVGVGGGSWLFLFVVLVPVVLVAFALIRRKSRKAAAPRGGEETWGGPSPESLADLDAQARQALVRTDDAVRTSQEELGFAAAQFGEEATQPFTEAVEAAKRELTAAFRLRQQLDDAYPEEDSTRLRMVQGILARCAQANRLLDEKAEDFDQLRGFERNAPQALAAAQAAFDTASGRVVSAQDTLAVMRERYASSAIAAVLGDVEQAGSRLQFAQDSLQRARQAVEGNDNGAAAIQVRAAEAAVAQANRLIEAVERRAQELADAAGALPGALTETDADLAEARGLLQGAKELPTAALQGRIARAETVATDVRRAVETGRYDPIDALRRVEEADAGLDEALLGIQESEQGARRALALLERTVLSAQSSVGEAVDYIITNRGAVGSEARTRLAEAQRRLERAEAFSRRDEGADAHSALAEAQQADALAQEALLLAQEDVEGFGVAIEPGVYAVGGTGSGLAGAMLGGILLGGFGGGYSAGPVSFGGGGTRARMGGGRF, encoded by the coding sequence ATGCGCACTTTCGTGCGGATCCTCTTGACCGTGCTGCTGATGGCGGGCGGCCTCACCCTGGCTGCGGCGAACGCCGCTCTGGCCGACGCTCCGGTCGACCTGTCACGGGAAGGGCAGATCACGGACCGGGTCGGGGCACTCGGCAACCGGGAACCTGAAGTCGCCCGGGCGCTGGCCCGGCTGGCCGACGAACACGAGCTTCAGCTGTTCGTGGTGTACGTGAGCGATTTCTCCGGTCGCTCCGCACAGGAGTGGGCGTCCGGGACGGCCGCGAGGAACGGGCTTGGCCCCAGCGACGCGCTACTCGCTGTCGCCACCGGTGACCGGCAGTATTCCTACTTTGTGGACGCAAGGTCACCGCTGACGCGACAGGACCTGACTGAGGTCGACGCAACGGCCGTCGCGCCGGCGCTGCGGCAGAACGACTGGGCGGGAGCGGCGATCGGTGCGGCCCGAGGGTACGGCGCGGTGCTCTCGGGCGAGCCCGTGCCCACAGTGGCCGTAACGCCCGGAGAGGCGGACCCGGGTCAAGGCGAGCAGGTGGGCGTCGGTGGAGGCAGTTGGCTCTTCCTGTTCGTGGTGCTCGTTCCGGTGGTGCTGGTCGCGTTCGCCCTGATCAGACGCAAGTCGCGCAAGGCCGCCGCGCCGCGTGGCGGCGAAGAGACGTGGGGCGGGCCGTCCCCGGAGTCGCTGGCGGATCTCGACGCGCAGGCGCGCCAGGCTCTGGTGCGAACCGACGACGCGGTGCGCACCAGCCAGGAGGAACTGGGTTTCGCCGCGGCGCAGTTCGGCGAGGAGGCGACCCAGCCGTTCACCGAAGCGGTGGAGGCGGCGAAGCGGGAGCTGACTGCGGCGTTCCGGCTGCGGCAGCAACTCGACGACGCCTACCCCGAGGAGGATTCGACCCGCCTGCGGATGGTTCAGGGGATTCTTGCTCGGTGCGCGCAGGCCAATCGCCTGCTGGACGAGAAGGCCGAGGACTTCGACCAGTTGCGTGGCTTCGAACGCAATGCACCTCAGGCCTTGGCCGCGGCCCAGGCCGCTTTCGACACCGCGAGCGGCCGAGTGGTCAGCGCCCAGGACACCCTGGCTGTCATGCGTGAGCGGTACGCCTCCTCGGCCATCGCAGCGGTCCTCGGTGACGTCGAGCAGGCGGGCAGCCGATTGCAGTTCGCGCAGGACAGCCTGCAACGGGCCCGGCAGGCCGTGGAAGGCAACGACAACGGCGCGGCCGCGATCCAGGTGCGGGCCGCAGAAGCGGCCGTGGCACAGGCCAACCGGTTGATCGAAGCCGTCGAGCGGCGGGCACAGGAACTCGCGGACGCGGCCGGCGCGCTGCCAGGCGCACTGACCGAGACGGACGCGGATCTGGCGGAGGCGCGTGGCCTGCTGCAGGGAGCCAAGGAACTTCCCACTGCAGCTCTGCAGGGGCGGATCGCGCGCGCCGAGACCGTGGCGACCGATGTGCGCAGAGCCGTGGAGACCGGCCGGTACGACCCCATCGACGCGCTGCGCCGGGTGGAGGAGGCCGATGCCGGGCTCGACGAGGCCCTCCTCGGGATCCAGGAGAGCGAGCAGGGCGCACGGCGCGCCCTTGCGCTGCTTGAGCGGACGGTACTCAGTGCGCAGTCCAGCGTCGGCGAGGCCGTGGACTACATCATCACGAACAGGGGGGCCGTGGGCAGTGAGGCCCGCACGCGGCTCGCAGAGGCGCAGCGCAGGCTGGAGCGGGCCGAGGCCTTCTCCCGCCGGGACGAAGGGGCGGACGCGCACAGTGCCCTGGCAGAGGCGCAACAGGCCGATGCACTGGCGCAGGAGGCCCTGCTGCTGGCCCAAGAGGACGTAGAGGGCTTTGGTGTCGCCATCGAGCCCGGTGTGTATGCGGTCGGAGGCACCGGCAGCGGACTGGCAGGGGCCATGCTCGGCGGGATCCTGCTCGGCGGCTTCGGCGGTGGCTACAGCGCCGGGCCGGTCAGTTTCGGAGGTGGCGGAACACGCGCCCGGATGGGCGGCGGCCGTTTCTGA
- a CDS encoding PspA/IM30 family protein — protein sequence MTKQTIVGRVAQLARANINALIDQAEDPQLMLDQLIRDYTNNIREAEQAVATTIGNLRLMQQDYREDKEAASEWGRKALAASKKADELRAAGDPVDADRFDTLAKVALSRQLQSEREATAAEPTIASNTAVVDKLKTGLDQMQLKLGELHGKRDQLVARAKSAEAQNRMLDAVRSIDVLDPTSELSRFEDKVRREEARAMGKEELAASSLDTQFEQLDGLGDATEIEARLAALKGA from the coding sequence ATGACCAAACAAACCATCGTTGGGCGGGTCGCTCAGCTCGCCCGGGCCAACATAAACGCCCTTATCGACCAGGCGGAAGATCCTCAGCTGATGCTGGACCAGCTGATCCGCGACTACACCAACAACATCAGGGAAGCGGAGCAGGCGGTGGCCACCACCATCGGCAACCTGCGCCTGATGCAGCAGGACTACCGGGAGGACAAGGAAGCCGCCTCCGAGTGGGGTCGCAAGGCACTCGCAGCCAGCAAGAAGGCGGACGAACTTCGCGCTGCGGGAGACCCCGTGGACGCGGACAGGTTCGACACCCTGGCCAAGGTGGCCCTGAGCAGGCAGCTGCAGTCCGAAAGGGAGGCCACGGCAGCCGAGCCGACCATTGCCTCCAATACGGCCGTCGTGGACAAACTCAAGACCGGTCTTGACCAGATGCAGCTCAAACTCGGCGAACTGCACGGCAAGCGTGACCAGCTGGTGGCACGGGCGAAGTCCGCCGAGGCGCAAAACCGCATGCTGGACGCAGTCAGAAGCATCGACGTACTCGACCCGACAAGCGAACTCAGCCGGTTCGAGGACAAGGTACGCCGCGAAGAGGCCCGGGCCATGGGCAAGGAAGAACTCGCCGCCTCCTCCCTGGACACGCAGTTCGAGCAGCTCGACGGACTCGGCGACGCGACCGAAATCGAAGCGCGCCTGGCAGCCCTGAAAGGCGCGTGA
- a CDS encoding L,D-transpeptidase family protein gives MGDVRRRGAVVLGITGLVAPLTLVLGATPAAAASCTAKTGPYQKQVEKFLGRPVDGKQSAADCKAIRAFQTKHGISPNAGYAGPVTWGVMDLMQKQKAVGKNPNKDGKCPVNKGRIACVNLSLQLSWIQDGKKLVYGPVPVRTGRDGYETRTGLKKIYWRNIDHVSSIYDVPMPYAQFFDGGQAFHSVGVSMWNPPGSHGCVNMTKTDAKKYWSLLKKNDDVFVYGRKPGT, from the coding sequence ATGGGGGACGTACGCAGACGGGGTGCCGTCGTACTCGGGATCACCGGACTGGTGGCACCGCTCACGCTCGTGCTCGGCGCCACGCCGGCCGCGGCCGCGAGCTGCACCGCGAAGACCGGCCCGTACCAGAAGCAGGTGGAGAAGTTCCTCGGCCGCCCCGTCGACGGCAAGCAGTCCGCCGCCGACTGCAAGGCGATCCGCGCCTTCCAGACCAAGCACGGCATCTCCCCGAACGCCGGCTACGCCGGGCCCGTCACCTGGGGGGTGATGGACCTGATGCAGAAGCAGAAGGCCGTCGGGAAGAACCCCAACAAGGACGGCAAGTGCCCGGTCAACAAGGGCCGGATCGCCTGTGTGAACCTGAGCCTCCAGCTGAGCTGGATCCAGGACGGCAAGAAGCTCGTCTACGGCCCCGTCCCGGTCCGCACGGGCCGTGACGGCTACGAGACCCGCACCGGCCTGAAGAAGATCTACTGGCGCAACATCGACCACGTCTCGTCCATCTACGACGTGCCGATGCCCTACGCCCAGTTCTTCGACGGCGGCCAGGCCTTCCACTCGGTCGGCGTCAGCATGTGGAACCCGCCGGGCTCGCACGGCTGCGTCAACATGACCAAGACCGACGCCAAGAAGTACTGGTCGCTGCTGAAGAAGAACGACGACGTCTTCGTCTACGGCCGCAAGCCGGGCACCTGA
- a CDS encoding alpha/beta hydrolase, which produces MAVLRRNNVRVIGPEAGPTLVLAHGFGCDQNMWRLVTPTLAQHFRVVLFDYVGSGRSDLGAWQEERYATLDGYAQDVVDVCEKLELRDTVFVGHSVSAMVGVLAAAAAPGRLGSLVMVCPSPSYIDEEGYRGGFSAADIDELLESLEANYLGWSATMAPVIMGNPDRPDLGEELTNSFCATDPDIARVFARTTFLSDTRQDLKSVTVPTLILECEQDVIAPREVGAYVHAAIPGSRLVTLAATGHCPQLSAPEATSQAIIAFVRDLA; this is translated from the coding sequence GTGGCAGTCCTTCGACGGAACAATGTCCGCGTCATCGGGCCGGAAGCCGGCCCGACCCTCGTCCTCGCCCACGGCTTCGGCTGCGATCAGAACATGTGGCGCCTCGTGACGCCCACCTTGGCGCAACACTTCCGTGTCGTGCTGTTCGACTACGTCGGGTCCGGCCGCTCAGACCTTGGCGCCTGGCAGGAGGAGCGCTACGCCACTCTGGACGGCTACGCCCAGGACGTGGTGGACGTGTGCGAAAAGCTGGAGCTGCGGGACACCGTGTTCGTCGGCCACTCCGTCAGCGCCATGGTCGGCGTCCTGGCCGCCGCGGCAGCACCAGGCCGACTCGGCTCGCTCGTCATGGTCTGCCCCTCACCCTCCTACATCGACGAGGAGGGCTATCGCGGTGGTTTCAGCGCGGCAGACATCGACGAGCTGCTCGAGTCGCTGGAGGCCAACTACCTCGGCTGGTCCGCGACCATGGCCCCAGTCATCATGGGCAACCCGGACCGGCCGGACCTGGGTGAAGAGTTGACCAACAGCTTCTGCGCCACCGACCCGGACATCGCGCGCGTGTTCGCACGCACGACGTTCCTCTCTGACACCCGACAGGATCTGAAGAGCGTGACCGTCCCCACCCTGATCCTTGAATGCGAGCAGGACGTCATCGCACCCCGGGAGGTCGGAGCCTACGTCCACGCAGCCATTCCCGGCAGTCGTCTGGTCACCCTCGCCGCTACCGGCCACTGCCCGCAGCTGAGCGCACCCGAAGCCACCAGCCAGGCGATCATCGCGTTCGTGAGAGACCTGGCATGA
- a CDS encoding MBL fold metallo-hydrolase, which translates to MAPRVEHLVTSGQFSLDGGTWDVDNNVWIVGDDHEAVVIDAAHDADAIAEAVGDRRLTAIVCTHAHNDHIDAAPALAERTGATIWLHRDDLPLWKQTHPDREPDAWLVDGQVIEAGGADLRVLHTPGHAPGAVCLYDPGLATVFTGDTLFQGGPGATGRSFSYFPTIIDSIRDRLLTLPPETKVLTGHGDATTIGAEAPHLQEWITRGH; encoded by the coding sequence ATGGCCCCCCGCGTCGAGCACCTCGTCACCTCCGGCCAGTTCAGCCTCGACGGCGGCACCTGGGACGTCGACAACAACGTCTGGATCGTCGGCGACGACCACGAGGCCGTCGTCATCGACGCCGCCCACGACGCCGACGCCATCGCCGAGGCCGTCGGAGACCGCCGGCTCACGGCCATCGTGTGCACCCATGCCCACAACGACCACATCGACGCCGCCCCCGCCCTCGCCGAGCGCACCGGAGCCACCATCTGGCTGCACCGTGACGACCTGCCGCTGTGGAAGCAGACCCACCCGGACCGCGAGCCCGACGCCTGGCTGGTCGACGGCCAGGTGATCGAGGCCGGCGGCGCCGACCTGCGGGTCCTGCACACCCCGGGGCACGCGCCCGGCGCGGTGTGCCTGTACGACCCCGGGCTCGCCACCGTCTTCACCGGGGACACGCTCTTCCAGGGCGGCCCCGGCGCCACCGGCCGGTCCTTCTCGTACTTCCCGACGATCATCGACTCGATCCGCGACCGCCTCCTCACCCTGCCGCCCGAGACGAAAGTCCTCACCGGCCACGGAGACGCCACGACCATCGGCGCGGAGGCTCCGCACCTTCAGGAGTGGATCACCCGAGGGCACTGA
- a CDS encoding S-(hydroxymethyl)mycothiol dehydrogenase yields MAQEVRGVVAPGKDEPVRIETIVVPDPGPGEAVVRVQACGVCHTDLHYKQGGISDDFPFLLGHEAAGVVEAVGDGVTDVEPGDFVILNWRAVCGTCRACLRGRPWYCFDTHNAERKMTLASTGQELSPALGIGAFAEKTLVAAGQCTKVDPAVVPQVAGLLGCGVMAGIGAAINTGNVGRGDTVAVIGCGGVGDAAIAGSHLAGAAKIIAVDIDDRKLEKARTMGATHTVNSRESDPVEAIRELTGGFGADVVIEAVGRPETYKQAFYARDLAGTVVLVGVPTPEMKLELPLLDVFGRGGALKSSWYGDCLPSRDFPMLIDLHLQGRLDLGAFVTETIQLDEVEKAFERMHHGDVLRSVVVL; encoded by the coding sequence ATGGCGCAGGAAGTACGCGGTGTGGTCGCACCCGGCAAGGACGAGCCGGTACGGATCGAGACCATCGTCGTGCCCGATCCGGGCCCGGGGGAGGCGGTCGTGCGCGTCCAGGCCTGCGGGGTGTGCCACACCGATCTGCACTACAAGCAGGGCGGCATCAGCGACGACTTCCCCTTCCTGCTCGGCCACGAGGCCGCGGGCGTGGTCGAGGCGGTCGGCGACGGTGTCACCGACGTCGAGCCCGGTGACTTCGTGATCCTCAACTGGCGTGCGGTGTGCGGGACATGCCGCGCCTGTCTGCGCGGGCGGCCCTGGTACTGCTTCGACACCCACAACGCCGAGCGGAAGATGACCCTCGCCTCGACTGGCCAGGAACTCTCCCCGGCCCTCGGCATCGGCGCCTTCGCCGAGAAGACGCTGGTCGCGGCCGGGCAGTGCACGAAGGTCGACCCGGCCGTCGTCCCGCAGGTGGCCGGGCTGCTGGGCTGCGGCGTGATGGCCGGCATCGGCGCCGCGATCAACACCGGGAACGTCGGCCGGGGCGACACGGTCGCCGTCATCGGCTGCGGAGGCGTCGGCGACGCCGCCATCGCCGGCTCGCACCTCGCCGGAGCGGCGAAGATCATCGCCGTCGACATCGACGACCGGAAGCTGGAGAAGGCGCGCACCATGGGCGCCACCCACACGGTCAACTCCCGCGAGAGCGACCCCGTCGAGGCGATCCGCGAACTCACCGGCGGCTTCGGCGCCGACGTCGTCATCGAGGCCGTCGGCCGACCGGAGACGTACAAGCAGGCCTTCTACGCCCGCGACCTCGCCGGCACGGTCGTCCTGGTCGGCGTGCCCACCCCCGAGATGAAACTCGAACTGCCGCTGCTGGACGTGTTCGGGCGTGGCGGGGCGCTGAAGTCGTCGTGGTACGGCGACTGCCTGCCCTCCCGCGACTTCCCCATGCTGATCGATCTGCACCTGCAAGGCCGCCTGGACCTCGGGGCGTTCGTCACCGAGACCATCCAGCTCGACGAGGTGGAGAAGGCGTTCGAGCGGATGCACCACGGCGACGTGCTGCGCTCGGTGGTGGTGCTGTGA
- a CDS encoding SDR family NAD(P)-dependent oxidoreductase, whose product MTDSTRFEGYGVLVTGGARGIGASTARRFAREGARVLIADQDPVQAVRTAQALRDEGLTAEGRACDVADRGAVEAVVSHAVDTFGSLDVLVNSAAHCSPDAPRFEDEPDESWALDLDVTLTGAYRCCRAALPHLAASGRGAVVSIGSVNGLQDFGNHAYSAAKAGLVSLTRTLAGHAAARGVRVNLVAPGTVRTTAWEGRDEDLEAVRRLHPLGRVGEPEDIAAAVTFLASPDAAWITGATLVVDGGLTAVNTGFHHALRH is encoded by the coding sequence ATGACGGACAGCACACGCTTCGAGGGGTACGGGGTCCTCGTCACCGGCGGGGCACGCGGCATCGGCGCCTCCACCGCCCGCCGGTTCGCCCGGGAGGGAGCGCGGGTCCTGATCGCCGACCAGGACCCGGTCCAGGCCGTACGGACCGCGCAGGCGCTGCGGGACGAGGGTTTGACCGCCGAGGGGCGCGCGTGCGACGTGGCCGACCGGGGCGCGGTCGAGGCGGTCGTCTCCCACGCCGTCGACACGTTCGGTTCCCTCGACGTGCTGGTCAACAGCGCCGCCCACTGCTCGCCAGACGCGCCCCGCTTCGAGGACGAACCGGACGAGTCGTGGGCGCTCGACCTCGACGTCACCCTGACCGGCGCGTACCGCTGCTGCCGTGCCGCCCTGCCGCACCTGGCGGCCTCCGGCCGAGGCGCCGTCGTCTCCATCGGCTCGGTCAACGGCCTTCAGGACTTCGGCAACCACGCCTACAGCGCCGCGAAGGCCGGCCTCGTCTCCCTGACCCGCACTCTCGCCGGGCACGCCGCGGCACGCGGCGTCCGCGTCAACCTCGTGGCGCCGGGCACCGTGCGCACCACCGCCTGGGAGGGCCGCGACGAGGACCTCGAAGCGGTACGGCGGCTCCACCCCCTGGGCCGGGTCGGCGAACCGGAGGACATCGCCGCGGCCGTCACCTTCCTCGCCTCGCCCGACGCCGCCTGGATCACCGGCGCCACGCTGGTCGTCGACGGCGGCCTCACGGCGGTCAACACGGGCTTTCACCACGCACTGCGGCACTGA
- a CDS encoding WGxxGxxG family protein encodes MRRIAGTALIAILLVLAPAGAAFSQSTEQTNTATATVQAQDTKDDGGDEGLWGLFGLLGLAGLIPWRKTRERQSHQDTTRSTGM; translated from the coding sequence ATGCGCAGAATCGCAGGCACCGCACTCATCGCCATCCTGCTCGTGCTCGCCCCGGCAGGCGCAGCGTTCAGCCAGAGCACCGAGCAGACGAACACCGCCACCGCGACCGTCCAGGCCCAGGACACCAAGGACGACGGGGGCGACGAGGGCCTGTGGGGCCTCTTCGGCCTCCTTGGGCTGGCCGGCCTCATCCCTTGGCGGAAGACCCGCGAACGCCAGTCCCATCAGGACACCACCCGCTCCACGGGCATGTGA